In a single window of the Prionailurus viverrinus isolate Anna chromosome D3, UM_Priviv_1.0, whole genome shotgun sequence genome:
- the PLA2G1B gene encoding phospholipase A2, producing the protein MKFLVLAALLTVGAAEGGVSPRAVWQLRNMIKCTIPESDPVKDYTDYGCYCGLGGSGTPVDELDKCCQTHDHCYSRAKKLDSCKFLLDNPYTKTYSYSCSGSEITCSDENKPCEAFICNCDRNAAICFSKAPYNKDHKNLDTKKYCKN; encoded by the exons ATGAAATTCCTTGTGCTGGCTGCTCTGCTTACAG TGGGTGCTGCTGAGGGGGGCGTCAGCCCGCGGGCAGTGTGGCAGCTCCGCAACATGATCAAGTGTACGATCCCCGAGAGTGACCCCGTGAAGGATTACACCGACTACGGCTGCTACTGTGGCCTGGGTGGATCCGGCACGCCTGTGGATGAACTGGACAA GTGTTGCCAGACACACGACCACTGCTACTCACGAGCCAAGAAACTGGACAGCTGTAAATTCCTCCTGGACAACCCCTACACCAAAACCTACTCAtactcatgctctggctctgaGATCACCTGCAGCG ATGAAAACAAACCCTGTGAGGCCTTCATCTGCAACTGTGACCGCAATGCTGCCATCTGCTTTTCAAAGGCCCCATATAACAAGGATCACAAGAACCTGGACACCAAGAAGTACTGTAAGAATTGA